One bacterium HR17 genomic window, ATGCGCCTATCAGCATTGAAACCGCCAAGCAAGGCAAGCATGTTTTCTGTGAGAAACCCCTTGCGCGCACCTTGCGTGAAGCGGAAAAGATGTTGGACGCCGTCGTCGCCGCTGGCGTCACGCACGGCGTCTGTTTCAACTACCGGCGGGCTCCCGCCGTTCAATTGGCGAAGCACTTGATTGCCAGTGGGCGGATGGGCAAAGTCTTCCACTTTCGCGGCACCTACCTGCAAGATTGGATCGTTGACCCCAACTTTCCGTTAGTGTGGCGGCTGCGCAAAAGCGTCTCGGGGTCTGGGGCGTTGGGTGACTTAGCGGCGCATGTCATTGACTTGGCGCGCTTTCTCGTCGGCGAGATCGTAGAGGTCGTCGGCTACCTGCACACTTTCATCAAACAGCGTCCGCTGCCCGCTGAGGAAGTCGGTGGCTTAGCGGGACGGGCGGGACGACAAATGGGCGAGGTGGATGTGGACGATGCGTCGTTGGCGATCGTCACCTTTGACAACGGTGCCATCGGCTACATTGAAGCGACCCGCTTTGCGCCCGGACGCAAAAACTACAATCGCTTTGAAATCAACTGCGAAAACGGCAGTCTCGTCTTCAACTTGGAGCGCATGAACGAGTTGGAGGTTTACTTCCGCGACGAGCCCCAGGAAGTGCAAGGTTTCCACCAAGTCATGGTCACTGAGCCGGGCGCTCACAAATATGTCGCCGCGTGGTGGCCGCCTGGTCACATCATCGGCTACGAACATACCTTCGTCCACACCGTTTACGACTACCTGCGCGGTATGGCGGGTGAGGAACACTTTGAGCCTGACTTCTACGACGGCGTGCAGTGTCAACGGGTGCTGGACGCCATTGAGCGGTCGGCGCAAAAGCGTAAGTGGGTCAAGGTGGAAGTTTTGCCTGAACTCCAAAAACGCCACAAATCCGACAATACCCGTCAGCGCAAGCGATAAGGGCAAAAGGCTCAGCACCGTCGGGGCGACCGGCTGGGTCGCCCCGACCATTTTTCAGGCGACCGGACAGTCGCCCCCACAGTGTGAGGGTTTTTTCGGCATGCATGGGATCAGTGTTATCGGCGCGACAGGCTCCATCGGGCGGCAAACGCTGGAGGTCATTGCCCACCACGCCGACAAGTTGCGCGTCGTAGCGCTGGCGGCGGGGCGGGACGCAGAGGCACTGCGGCAATTGTGCCTGCATTGGCGCCCGAAATTGGCAGCGCTGATGGACGACCGCGCGGCGGAAGCGCTGCGCGGGCGTGTGGGTTGCCCCGTCCGTGCAGGCATGGACGGCTTGACCGAAGTCGCCACGCACCCTGACGCTGACACCGTCGTCATCGCCATCCCGACCGCTAAAGCGCTGCCACCGACTTTAGCCGCATTGCAAGCGGGCAAGCGCGTCGCGTTGGCGACAAAAGAGGTGCTCGTCGCCGGCGGGCATTTGGTCACGCGCCAATTGCAACAGGGCGGTGAACTGCTGCCCATTGACAGCGAGCACAGTGCGCTATTCCAATGTTTGCAAGGCGAAAATGTCGCGGCGGTGCAGCGTTTATGGCTGACCGCATCGGGTGGACCGTTCCGCACCAAATCGCTACAGGAACTGCGCCACACCACCGTTGAAGACGCATTAGCCCACCCGACTTGGCGCATGGGCGCAAAGGTAACGGTTGACTCGGCGACCCTGATGAACAAGGGTTTGGAAATCATTGAAGCCCACTGGCTGTTTGGTGTCCCGGTTGAGCGCATCGGGGTCGTCATTCACCCGCAAAGCATCGTCCACTCGTTGGTGGAGTTTGTGGACGGCGCGGTCAAGGCGCAGCTTTCGGTGCCCGACATGCGCTTGCCTATTCAGTATGCCCTGTTGTATCCCGACCGTTTACCGTCCCTCACGCCGTCGCTGGATTTGACAGCGATCGGCACGCTGACTTTTGAGCCACCCGATGAAGGGCGCTTCCCGTGTTTGCGCCTTGCCCGTTACGCGGCACAAACTGGCGGGACGATGCCAGCGGTGCTCAATGCAGCCAACGAAATCGCTGTGCAGGCGTTTTTGCAGCGCCGCATCGGCTTTCTGGACATCCCCGCTGTCATCGCCGCGACGATGGAGCGGCATGAACCCGTCGCCGCCCCTGATTTGGGCGCCCTTTGGCAAGTGGACGAATGGGCGCGGGCGACGGCGGAGCAAGTGGCGCGCCAGTTGGCAAGTCGTTAAAAACGGCATTAACAGGGCGCCGCTCTGGCGACGGCTTCTAAGCCCTCACTGAGGAGGCGCAAAGAAGGGATGGCGGCTGCGACTCGGCAGCGGTTGCCTAAAACGGTCGTTACGCTGGGCATTGTCAGTTTGCTCAACGACGCCAGCAGCGAGATGATTTACCCGCTGCTGCCCTTTTTCCTCCGAGAGCAGTTGAAGGCGTCGGTGGCGTTCGTCGGGTTGGTGGAAGGCGTCGCGGAGACAACGGCGAGTTTGCTCAAACTGTTTTCGGGGTGGCTGGCGGACCGCGTCGGTCACCACAAGGCTTTGACCGTTTGTGGCTACGCGGTGGCAGGGCTGACACGCCCGCTGATGGCAGCGGCAACAGCGGCGTGGCAAGTGCTGGCGCTGCGGTTCATTGACCGCTTCGGTAAAGGTATTCGCACTGCACCTCGCGACGCCTTGCTGGCAAACGCTAGCGACGCCAGCGTGCGGGGTTACGCTTTCGGGTTTCACCGGGCGATGGATCATTTGGGTGCCGTCGTCGGACCCCTGTTGGCGTCAGGCGTGCTGCTCTGTGCGCCGGGCAATTACCGGCTGGCGTTTGCGTTGGCAGCGGTGCCGGCGCTCATGGCGCTGGCAGTTTTGTGGTGGGGGGTGCGAGAAGCCACGACGCCACCGTCCCGAGCGGCGCTGCGGCTGGGCGATGTGCTGGCGTGGCGCACCTTTGACCCCCGGCTGCGGTGGTATCTGCTGGCAGTGGGGTTATTCACGCTGAGCAACTCCAGTGATGCCTTCTTGCTGCTGCGGGCGAAAGCCTGCGGCGTTGCCGAAAGCGCCATTCCGCTGTTGTGGACATGGCTGCACATCGTCAAGAGCGGGACAGCGACACTTGGTGGGCGATTGTCCGACCGCATCGGGCGGGTGCGCGCTATCGCGTTGGGATGGTTCATTTACGCCGTCGTTTACGCAGGCTTTGCTTTCGCGAACACGGCGTGGCAAGTGTGGGCGCTGTTCACGGTTTACGGGCTTTATTTCGGCTTGACGGAAGGGGCGGAGCGGGCTCTTGTCGCTGACCTCTCCGCTCCCGACCAGCGGGGGCGGGGTTACGGGGCTTTTCACTTCGTCGTCGGCGTCGGGATGCTGCCTGCCAGCGTGCTGTTCGGCGTCCTCTGGCAACAGTGGGGTGCCAAAGTGGCGTTTTTGTTTGGAGCGGCTTTGGCTCTGACAGCGATGGGTGTGTTGAAAGCCTCCGTCGCACGGCGTTGATTGCGCCACAATGAAAGGCATCCCACGCCAATGCAGCAAAAGGGGGCACGAGCAACCGTGTCGGTCAACGCCGAATTGCGCGAACGGGCTGCCGTGCTTGTAGAAGCGTTGCCCTATATCCGCCAATTTTACGGCAAAACCTTCGTCGTCAAGTATGGCGGTAAGGCGATGGTGGACGATGAACTGAAACGGAGCGTCGTCCAAGATATCGTGCTGCTGCGCTATGTCGGCATCGTGCCCATCGTGGTGCATGGAGGCGGACCCGAAATCACCGAGTTGATGCAGCGGTTGGGCAAGGAACCCCAGTTCGTGCGGGGCTTGCGCGTCACTGACGCAGAAACGGCGGAAATCGCTGAAATGGTGCTGGCGGGTAAGGTCAACAAGGAGTTGGTGGACCTGATCAACCGCGCCGGTGGGTTGGCGGTGGGCTTAGGGGGGAAAGACGCTAACTTGCTCAAAGCGCGCAAGTTGGCGCCCGAACGGACAGGCGGCGTGGATTTGGGCTTTGTCGGCGAGGTGGAAGCCGTCAACCCGTCCATCCTGCATTTGCTTGCCAACGAGGGTTACATCCCCGTCGTCAGTTCCACCAGCGCCGATGACGACGGCAACACGCTCAACCTGAACGCCGACCATGTGGCGGGAAAAATCGCGGCGGCGCTGCGGTGCATCAAACTCATTTTCCTGACCGATGTGGACGGAATCTACCGCGATCCGGGCGACCCGACGACGCTGATTTCCACCCTAACAGCCTCTGAGGCGCGGGAACTGCTGCGGGCGGGCATCATAGAGCGGGGCATGGTGCCGAAGGTGGAAGCCTGTTTGGAAGCGCTGGCGGGAGGTGTCCCCCACACCCACATTATCAACGGTGCTGTCCCCCACGCCTTGCTCATGGAAATCTTCACCGATAAGGGCATCGGGACAATGATCGTCGCAGATTGAATTGAGCCGAACATACTCAATGCCTGTTGCCTTGCGCCTGCGAAGAAAGCCGTTAAAATTTACATCCAGCCACAAGGGTTTAGTGTATTGCTGTCAATGGGTAACATGACAACGACCAAGACGAACGGACAGCAAACGGAACCCTGCACGACATTAAGGAGGTGTCACCAATGCCCCGGGCTGTAGGGATTGATTTGGGCACAACCAACTCGGTCATTGCGGTCATGGAGGCGGACGGGAGCGTCAAGGTCATCCCAAACGCGGAGGGTTCTAACTTGACGCCCAGCGTCGTCGCGTTCACGAAGGACGGGCAACGCTTGGTGGGCATCCCTGCCAAGCGGCAAGCCCTGCTCAACCCGGAAAACACCGTCTACTCCATCAAGCGTTTCATCGGGCGCACTTACACGGCGACGGAAGTGGAGCGGCGACGCGTGCCTTACAAAGTTGTGCCTGGTCCGAACGACATACCGATGGTGGAAATCCCCGCTTTGGGCAACAAGCGCTTTACGCCCGAAGAGATTTCGGCGTTCGTCCTGCAGAAACTCAAGCAGGACGCCGAAGCCTACTTGGGCGAGGAGGTCAAACAGGCAGTCATCACGGTGCCCGCTTACTTTGACAGCGCCCAACGGACGGCGACCAAAAACGCCGGCGAAATTGCGGGCTTAGAAGTCCTGCGCATCATCCCCGAACCGACAGCCGCAGCCCTCGCTTACGGCTTTGACAAGAAGAAGGAAGGGCTCATCTTGGTCTGGGACTTGGGCGGTGGGACTTTTGATGTGTCCCTCTTGGAGATCGGTGAAGGGGTCTTTGAGGTCAAGGCGACCGCCGGTGACAGCCACTTGGGCGGCGACGATTGGGACGAGCGCTTGATGAACTACCTTGCGGACATCTTCGCCAACGAGCACGGCATTGACCTGCGCAAGGACCGCCAAGCGCTTCAGCGGCTCAAGGAAGCCGCTGAGAAGGCGAAGATTGAACTGTCGTCCATGCTTGAAACTGAGGTCAACTTGCCCTTCATCAGTTTCCATCCCGACAAAGGTCCGCTGCACTTGAATGTCCGCATCACCCGCGCCAAATTTGAGGAACTGACCCGTGACTTGTTGGAGCGGTGTGAGCGCCCGTTCAAGCAAGCCATCCAAGATGCGGGTGTCAAGTTGTCGCAAATTGAGGAAGTCATCTTGGTCGGTGGCGCAACACGCATGCCGATGGTTCAGGAACTTGTCCGCAAGTTGACGGGCAAAGAGCCCCACAAAGGCGTCAACCCTGATGAAGTCGTTGCCGTCGGCGCTGCTATCCAAGCCGCCGTCTTGACAGGAAAGACCAAGGACATTGTGCTGTTGGATGTGACGCCACTGTCGCTGGGCGTTGAAACACTGGGAGGCGTCATGACAGTTCTCATCCCGCGCAACACGACCATCCCGACCCGCAAGAGCGAAATCTTCACGACCGCTGTGGACGGGCAAACGACCGTTGAAATTCATGTCTTGCAGGGCGAACGACCTTTGGCGAAGGACAACCGCAGTTTGGGCAAATTCTACTTGACGGGAATCCCACCCGCACCGCGCGGCGTCCCGCAAATTGAGGTCACTTTTGACATCGACTCCAACGGCATCTTGCATGTGACGGCAAAAGACTTGGCGACGGGGCGCGAGCAATCCATCGTCATCAAAGACTCCACCAACCTGCCCCGCGAAGAGATTGACCGCATGGTGCGGGAAGCCGAAATGTTTGCCGAGCAAGACCGCAAGATGCGGGAACTGGCGGAAACCCGCAACGAAGCCGATGCGCTCATCTACTCGGCAGAAAAAACCTTGCGGGAGCACGGCGACCGCATCGGTGCGTCTGATAAATCGGCGATTGAGGCGGCGATCAATGACCTGCGGGAGAAGATGAAGGGTGACGATGTCGCCGCTCTCCGTGCAGGCATCGAGCGGTTGAAGGAAGCGATGTTCCGCGTCTCCGAACGACTGTATCGGGCAACGGCACAGACGGCGGAAGGCGATGGCGGCACAACGCGCCGTGAGGCGACAACAGGTGGTGAGGTCATTGACGCCGACTACAAACCCGCCGAGTGAGCCAGCAGGATGTGCAGCGGGGCAGCGTCCCTGCTGCCCCGCTGCGTCGCGAACGCCCAAAGGAGGGTGACGACAATGCGCCGTGTGTGGGAAACTCCCCGCGGACAGATGACTGTGTTGGCGTTGACCGTTGCCGTCTCGTTGGCGTTAGGGGCTATGTTGAGCCGGTTGTTTTTGCCCTTGCCGTCTAACTTAACGGCGCAAACGAACCCCACCGTTGCCGCTCCCCCCCGTAATGCGTTGCAAGTTGCCGAATCGCTGCAAGACGCTTTTGCTTGGGTTGCTGAGCGCGTGGAACCGTCTACGGTTACCGTCTTAGCGCCCCGCACACGGGCACCGGCGTTGCGGTTCCGCTTCCCCCCGACCCCTGAACCCGACCCTTTTGAGGAGTTTTTCCGTCGGTTCTTTGAGCGGGGCATCCCATCGCCCGGAGAACGACCGCAAGAGCGGAGCCAACCGCCGCAGACTGAATTAGCCCCTCGCGGCTCGGGGGTCATCGTTAGTGCTGACGGTTACATCCTGACTAACCGCCATGTCATTGAGGGTGTAGATCGCATCGTCATCGCCCTTTGGAACAACCAGCGCTTTGAGGCGAAAGTCGTCGGCGCCGATGAGTTCACAGACATCGCCGTCCTGAAAATTGAACCTGGTGGGACAAGGCTTGTGCCTGCAGTTTTGGGCGATAGCGACAAAGTGCGGGTCGGTGACTGGGCAATCGCTTTGGGCAATCCCTTTGGCTTGCGCCAAACGATGACCGTCGGCGTCGTCAGCGCCATCGGGCGCAGCCCCCGAGAAACTGGCGCGGGCATCGGCTACACGGAGTTCATTCAAACCGATGCCGCCATCAACCAAGGCAACAGCGGCGGACCGTTGTGCAACATTCGCGGTGAGGTCATCGGCATCAACACGGCGATCCTATCGCCGACAGGGGGCAGCATCGGCATCGGCTTCGCTATCCCCATCAACACCGCCAAGTTCGTTATGGAACAGCTGCTCAAGCGGGGCAAAGTCGTGCGGGGTTGGCTGGGCGTGGAGTTGATGGATGTGGAGCAGTTACCTGACCCCGCCGCGTTGGGATTGAAGGAGTTGCGGGGCGTCGTCGTCAACGAGGTCATCCCGAACTCACCCGCAGCCCAAGCAGGCATCAAACCGCAAGATGTCATCGTGGAA contains:
- the dxr gene encoding 1-deoxy-D-xylulose 5-phosphate reductoisomerase, translating into MHGISVIGATGSIGRQTLEVIAHHADKLRVVALAAGRDAEALRQLCLHWRPKLAALMDDRAAEALRGRVGCPVRAGMDGLTEVATHPDADTVVIAIPTAKALPPTLAALQAGKRVALATKEVLVAGGHLVTRQLQQGGELLPIDSEHSALFQCLQGENVAAVQRLWLTASGGPFRTKSLQELRHTTVEDALAHPTWRMGAKVTVDSATLMNKGLEIIEAHWLFGVPVERIGVVIHPQSIVHSLVEFVDGAVKAQLSVPDMRLPIQYALLYPDRLPSLTPSLDLTAIGTLTFEPPDEGRFPCLRLARYAAQTGGTMPAVLNAANEIAVQAFLQRRIGFLDIPAVIAATMERHEPVAAPDLGALWQVDEWARATAEQVARQLASR
- the degQ gene encoding Periplasmic pH-dependent serine endoprotease DegQ, producing the protein MRRVWETPRGQMTVLALTVAVSLALGAMLSRLFLPLPSNLTAQTNPTVAAPPRNALQVAESLQDAFAWVAERVEPSTVTVLAPRTRAPALRFRFPPTPEPDPFEEFFRRFFERGIPSPGERPQERSQPPQTELAPRGSGVIVSADGYILTNRHVIEGVDRIVIALWNNQRFEAKVVGADEFTDIAVLKIEPGGTRLVPAVLGDSDKVRVGDWAIALGNPFGLRQTMTVGVVSAIGRSPRETGAGIGYTEFIQTDAAINQGNSGGPLCNIRGEVIGINTAILSPTGGSIGIGFAIPINTAKFVMEQLLKRGKVVRGWLGVELMDVEQLPDPAALGLKELRGVVVNEVIPNSPAAQAGIKPQDVIVEYNGVPVRNIAHLQMLVGRTAPGTTVPIKIVRGGKELTVQVQIGELTEEALAAATGSAEWRGMVVGELTPELRRQLNLPDDVKGVVVMAVRPGTPAAQAGIRQGDIVMVLANQEVSSVREFQRVTRTLRANRSVPVTIRRDNATTMLIVPPEGR
- the dnaK2 gene encoding Chaperone protein dnaK2, encoding MPRAVGIDLGTTNSVIAVMEADGSVKVIPNAEGSNLTPSVVAFTKDGQRLVGIPAKRQALLNPENTVYSIKRFIGRTYTATEVERRRVPYKVVPGPNDIPMVEIPALGNKRFTPEEISAFVLQKLKQDAEAYLGEEVKQAVITVPAYFDSAQRTATKNAGEIAGLEVLRIIPEPTAAALAYGFDKKKEGLILVWDLGGGTFDVSLLEIGEGVFEVKATAGDSHLGGDDWDERLMNYLADIFANEHGIDLRKDRQALQRLKEAAEKAKIELSSMLETEVNLPFISFHPDKGPLHLNVRITRAKFEELTRDLLERCERPFKQAIQDAGVKLSQIEEVILVGGATRMPMVQELVRKLTGKEPHKGVNPDEVVAVGAAIQAAVLTGKTKDIVLLDVTPLSLGVETLGGVMTVLIPRNTTIPTRKSEIFTTAVDGQTTVEIHVLQGERPLAKDNRSLGKFYLTGIPPAPRGVPQIEVTFDIDSNGILHVTAKDLATGREQSIVIKDSTNLPREEIDRMVREAEMFAEQDRKMRELAETRNEADALIYSAEKTLREHGDRIGASDKSAIEAAINDLREKMKGDDVAALRAGIERLKEAMFRVSERLYRATAQTAEGDGGTTRREATTGGEVIDADYKPAE
- the argB gene encoding Acetylglutamate kinase, encoding MQQKGARATVSVNAELRERAAVLVEALPYIRQFYGKTFVVKYGGKAMVDDELKRSVVQDIVLLRYVGIVPIVVHGGGPEITELMQRLGKEPQFVRGLRVTDAETAEIAEMVLAGKVNKELVDLINRAGGLAVGLGGKDANLLKARKLAPERTGGVDLGFVGEVEAVNPSILHLLANEGYIPVVSSTSADDDGNTLNLNADHVAGKIAAALRCIKLIFLTDVDGIYRDPGDPTTLISTLTASEARELLRAGIIERGMVPKVEACLEALAGGVPHTHIINGAVPHALLMEIFTDKGIGTMIVAD
- the mdtH gene encoding Multidrug resistance protein MdtH, with product MAAATRQRLPKTVVTLGIVSLLNDASSEMIYPLLPFFLREQLKASVAFVGLVEGVAETTASLLKLFSGWLADRVGHHKALTVCGYAVAGLTRPLMAAATAAWQVLALRFIDRFGKGIRTAPRDALLANASDASVRGYAFGFHRAMDHLGAVVGPLLASGVLLCAPGNYRLAFALAAVPALMALAVLWWGVREATTPPSRAALRLGDVLAWRTFDPRLRWYLLAVGLFTLSNSSDAFLLLRAKACGVAESAIPLLWTWLHIVKSGTATLGGRLSDRIGRVRAIALGWFIYAVVYAGFAFANTAWQVWALFTVYGLYFGLTEGAERALVADLSAPDQRGRGYGAFHFVVGVGMLPASVLFGVLWQQWGAKVAFLFGAALALTAMGVLKASVARR
- the afr_2 gene encoding 1,5-anhydro-D-fructose reductase, producing the protein MAQKEVGIGLVGYAFMGKAHSNAWRQVRHFFDPPLTPRLAAICGRSEERVKAAAEKLGWASYETDWRKLVRRDDIHIVDVSTANDTHAPISIETAKQGKHVFCEKPLARTLREAEKMLDAVVAAGVTHGVCFNYRRAPAVQLAKHLIASGRMGKVFHFRGTYLQDWIVDPNFPLVWRLRKSVSGSGALGDLAAHVIDLARFLVGEIVEVVGYLHTFIKQRPLPAEEVGGLAGRAGRQMGEVDVDDASLAIVTFDNGAIGYIEATRFAPGRKNYNRFEINCENGSLVFNLERMNELEVYFRDEPQEVQGFHQVMVTEPGAHKYVAAWWPPGHIIGYEHTFVHTVYDYLRGMAGEEHFEPDFYDGVQCQRVLDAIERSAQKRKWVKVEVLPELQKRHKSDNTRQRKR